A window from Elusimicrobiota bacterium encodes these proteins:
- a CDS encoding flagellar FlbD family protein, with translation MIKLTRLNGSTMTINAELIETVEACPDTVIHLATNNRYVVRESVDVVVEKVIEYRKRVNAERPVVNPIEGFKRE, from the coding sequence GTGATCAAGCTCACGCGACTCAACGGATCGACGATGACCATCAACGCCGAGCTCATCGAGACCGTGGAGGCCTGTCCGGACACCGTCATCCACCTCGCGACCAACAACCGCTACGTCGTCCGGGAGAGCGTGGACGTCGTGGTTGAAAAGGTGATAGAGTACCGAAAGCGGGTCAACGCGGAACGGCCCGTCGTGAACCCCATCGAGGGCTTCAAGCGGGAGTGA